The Candidatus Paceibacterota bacterium sequence AGAGGGTGTCCACCTCAAAGCCGGCGAAATGACCCAGAATACTGAAGAATCCCGTCGGCACAATAACGTCGTGAACTAAGGCGACAACGGCCACCAAGCCGTATTTCCATGAGGAGACGGGCTCCGAAACCTTCCGAAAAGCGAAAGTAATAAAAAGGACGATAGCAATAATGACCAGAATAATTGAAAGAATTGCCTTGCCTCGAAGTTCATCGCCGAGGATTGGACCAATAGTATTGAATTGTTTGACACTCATGTTGGCCTGATTATTGAGAGACATGGTTGAGACAACAGTTTGTCGCTCGGCTTCGGAAAGAGTGCGCGTACGCAAAATATAACCGTCATTGCCTACCGGACGTATGGAATACTGACCGAGATTAAGCTGGTTAAGTACAGTTTGGATAGAAGGCATGTCCGGTCGAGCGCTCGTGTATGAGACTTCTAAAAGAGATCCGCCGGTAAAATCAATACCGAAATTCAGACTCCA is a genomic window containing:
- the secF gene encoding protein translocase subunit SecF, coding for MFVIKYRKIFYWISGALVGLSILSLLFWSLNFGIDFTGGSLLEVSYTSARPDMPSIQTVLNQLNLGQYSIRPVGNDGYILRTRTLSEAERQTVVSTMSLNNQANMSVKQFNTIGPILGDELRGKAILSIILVIIAIVLFITFAFRKVSEPVSSWKYGLVAVVALVHDVIVPTGFFSILGHFAGFEVDTLFVTAILVILGFSVHDTIVVFDRTRENLKHNGEGGPRKSFEEIVGMSVSQTFTRSINTSLTVVLSLIVLYFLGAEATRNFALVMLVGIIAGTYSSIFLGSPLLVTLEKWQNRKR